The DNA segment AATGTAAACCTAACGGGCGAAATTCCACAACGTTGTTATATGCATTCAACACAAGATCGCTCAATTGAACTAGATGTAAAAACACCTTATGAAGCTGCGAGCGAATTCAAGTTTCAGGCATGGTGCAATAACGACAATTCGAAAGGTACGTTAGTTGTTGGAGCACAAGCATTTAAAAACAGCAATGGTATCGATGTAATCCCTCTTGAAGTCACATTTAATGGTACTTCTGGCACTATTGATGCGGAAAACAATGCCAATAACAGTCATGCAATTGAAGTAGGAATGGATGTAAGTAATAGCACTGAAGGCTATTTGAGTGCGAATAATGTTTTAAAAATTAAACCCGTTATTACTGGATGGGAAAAAGCTGGCGATTATAAAACATCAATGTATGTTTCACTTTATCCAAGATAGATGTTCATTATTTTGTAGTGATATTTTATCGAAATTGGGGCCCTTTAGGCCCCACTTGAGGACTTATGCGGATATTTATATTCATATTACACATACTTTTACTCTTTCCACCTATGGCACATGCATTTGAGCTATTCCCGATGGTGACTTTTTTTTCGCCTCAAGGAAGTAAAAGTGAGCAGTTCTTTCAAGTTAACAACACCACTGAACAACCCTTACCTTTAGAGGTTTTTGTTAGACAAAGACATATAGCGAATGACAACCTCGAACAGCTTACCGAAACAGAAGATTTTTTTGTATTTCCTCCGCAAGTGCTTATTCCACCTAAAAGCACCCAGATGGTCAAAGTTAAGTATATCGGCAACTTAGTCGATACATCTCAATCTTATCGCGTTGTATTTAGTCAGCTGCCTATCAAAGATGACGTGAAAGAAAGCAGCATAAAAATGTTATTTCAGATTGGTGCCTTAGTGTTTGTGTCACCAACGAATGTGTCTAACACTATGAGTGCAGACATCACCTATCAAGACAATCACCCCGCTTCAATGGAGTTAGCTAACACAGGTGATGGCGTTATCATTATCCCCCAGCTGTCTTTTAACGTAAAAAGCGATCATGCAAATCACAATTGGAAATGGCAGGATATTCAACACCTATTAAATCAACAGTATTTGGTGCCAGGAGAATCGGTCAACATTGCGATTGATACTTTACTTTCGCCTAAAGATAGTCAAGCAAAGGTGGATATAAAGGAAAATCGGTGACAAACGTTAAAGCACTGCAACTATGGCTAAGTTTGTCATTAGCATTGCTTCTACCTATACAGACCTATGCGATGAGTTTCTCATTACCCCTCGAAATAGACGGTCAAGTGTTAGGGACTATCCCCGTCAATCTAAATGGCTCTGACGTCGAATCAGTTTCATTTAGTTCTCTAAAATCAATACTTGGCCCCCGCATATCCGATAATATTTGGCAGGATTTATCGCTGGGTAACGTAAGCATGCAAGGCACCAATCAGATGGTACCTCTTACCGTCTTAGCACAAAAAGGATTAGATTTAAGCTTTAACCCGTCAACCTTGACCTTAGATCTTGAGATTGATCCAGAAGCTTTTGGACAATTCGACGTTGACTTTAATAACCAGTTTAATGCTTTTGTGCCATCTCAAAGCGGCACATTTAGTTGGTTGAACAGCATTAACTTTACTCATAGTGAAAACTGGGAGTCTACGACAAATAGTCGCTTCTCTACAGCTGACTGGCTGGCGCAGATGAACTTTGGTGGCGCAAACGGGATAAATATCACTTTGGCAAACCACCTTGAAGCCAATGATAGCGAAACAAATTTACTTCGCGGAGAATGGACTGCTTTTTACGATAGACCTAGCGCTCCATTTAGATTAGCAATGGGCGATGTTGAGTCAGGTTCCAGTGTTGCAGGCCACTTATCAGGTACCAGTATGGGAGGTCTATCGATAAAAAGTGATTATGCAGAACTTCAGCCAGAAAGAATAATAGGCCCTAATAATAGTCAGGAGTTAATCCTTAAAGAAAGTGCTGAAGTTGAAATTACCGTAAATGGACAAATCATATTCAGTGGTCGGCAAGAGGCTGGGCGATTTAACCTTAATAATTTACCAATGACCAACGGTGCGAATGACATTATCGTTAATGTCACCTATCTGTCAGGAAAATCAGAACGGTTTGTATTTAGCCAATTCTACAATAACAAACTACTGAACAAAGATATGTTAAATTTCGGCGTTACCGCTGGTGCGCCGTCTATCTATGCTGAGAATGGCGTTGAATATTTAGATACTTGGACGGTAATCGGATTTACCGAGTATGGAGTGTCATCTTGGTTAACCCTTGGGGCAAATGCCGCTATCGCACAATATGGCCAAATATTAGGTGCAACGGCAACATTAGGGACTTCTTGGGGTAACCTTTCTAGTCGTGTCTCTTTTAGCAATTTAGAAGATACAGGCATGGGTAATATAGTATCTTTCACATTTGAAAGCACGGTTGCAGGTAACTCTAATAATGCGCCAAACCTTAGATTAAGTGCTGATTTTTCAGATACATTTACTTCAAGCCCTTGGGATAAAGACATATTAGCCACGTCCTATGAACGCTACTTGGCCAACTATGTCTGGATATTCAATAACGCATGGGATACTACAATTTCAGGCTCTTACTATAAAGATACCCATGATGTTGAGCAAAGTAACTTATCAATGACTTTGAACTGGAGAATGGGTGACTGGACCGTAGGGACTGGCGCTAACTATAACGACACTGACACCTATGAAAATGCAGATATTGAGTATTTTGTAACTCTGGATTGGAGGCGATCAAATACTCAAAATAAAGTGAACCTAGCCGCTAACTACAATAGTGCTAATAATTACGCTCGACTAGAGGCAAGTAAAACAAGTAGCGACAGAGTCGGCAGCATTGGCTACCGAGCACAAGCGGAATATGAAGACGGACGAGATAGCCAAAATGCTCAGTTCGATTACACTGCAAACCGGCTTAGGGTCGAATTAGAAGTAGAGCGAAATAACAGCAATGCAAGTATCGATAACGATGCCTCCTATTCGGCTTCAATCAGAGGTAATACTGCTATTGGTATTGTTGATGGTCAAGTAGGCTGGGGACGCGCACAAGACGGTCCATTTATTATCTCAAAGCTACACCCATCATTGCCACAACAGCAAGTCATGTTAGGTATAGACCAAAAGCAGAACTACGAAGCCTCTGGTACTTCCATGATAGGAGCCCTTCTACCCCTAGAGGTCGCTTATGTTAGCAATGTTGTTGACCTCAATGTGCCTGATGCACCAATTGGCTATGACTGGGGGGAAAGCCGATTAACAGTCTCTCCTGGGGCCGCCACTGGTCACTACTTCATGATAGGTTCAAATAGCTCATACACCGCCAAGGGTGTGTTAAATGCAAGCAATGGTGAGGCTATATCATACCTGCAAGGCACAATTACAGGTGAAGGGATAACCTTACCTTTCTTTACCAATAAGTCTGGTCGGTTCTATATCCAAGGGATAGGCCCAGGCGAGTACATCATTACTATTTTGAGTGAAAGTTATCAGCCCATCTCTCTAGTCATAGAGCAGGTCGATAGCCATTTAATCGATCTCGGCACACTCAAAATCACGTGTATTAAGGAGAACTGCGATGAAAGTTTATAACTTCAAAAATGAGGTCTTAATGCTGGCGATATTTTGCATTGTTTTTGCTAATTTATCTCATGCAAAATCCGAAGAGGAAGCTGCTATTTGTGATGGTAACTGGCATATTGAATTAAAAACACAATCCTCAACTTCGGAAAAAAAAGGCCAACGAGGGGTGTGGATCCCTGGTACGATTTATCTTGATAGAGCACTTTCACAATGTGTTAAAGAAATTGTGATAAAACAGCCTCAAGGGGGTGAACCTCTGCTACGAGGAACGACTTCAGTGCATAGGTACGAATTAAAAAACACATCTCGCCAGTCAATTAATACGACTGGTCGAAATAACTATATATTACCGGTTTTAGGTCAACGGAAAATTAATCTGTGGGCCTATATCCCAAGCGGTAAAGACTTTTACCCGGGCTCATACCAAGGCATATTGGATATTGAACTAAAGAGCGACATCAATACCATCATATCGACAAATAATTACTCTTTTAACTTTCAAGTGGAACCTTATGTTCGAGCCAAAATTGCAAATAGCAAAGACAGCTGGTTACCAGCAACGGGGACATCGATAAGGGTTCATTTAGGCAATTTAACCCAAAAGAACCGCAAGGAGTTGCCACTTTTTATTGAAAGTAATAGCTACGTCGGTATATCTATGTCGTCTTTAAACAACGGTTACCTAGTTAACCTAACCAATAAGAAAAACAAAGTTCCCTATCAACTCCTATTTCGAGGTCAACAAGTCAATTTACTTAACGAAGCAGAGTTCAACATTAATAACCGTCTTTTGAATGGTCAAAAAATGTCAATCTTGTTTCAGAATACGCCAATGCCTTTTGCCCGAGCCGGTTATTATGAAGATATAATTACAATTAACTTGTTTGCGAAATGACTTATGATGACTCTTGCATTTTAATTCTATGCTAATCACCTATCGATGAGTCTCTACAAATAAAGGTACATAAAATGCCAGTACTCATTAGAGTATTCTGGCATTTTATGCAACTAACAGCGATTTACTCCACTGGTTATTATGTTCCCCAAGGGGTTATCCCCGTCATATCATCGAGATTATATGGCGTCAGCTGGTAGACATAATAGTTAAGCCAATTACTCACCAGTAGACTGCCATGACTGTGCCAACGGGCAATGGGCGCTTGCAGTGGATCATTGTTGGTAAAGTAATTTTGCGGCACTTCAGGCGCTAAACCTTGCTCAAGATCGCGGTAATACTCATCTTTTAAGGTCGATTTTTGATACTCGGGATGCCCCATCACAAACAGGTTACGATTGTTTTTGCAGAGCACCATATAGGCACCTGCTGTCTCTGACTCGGTCAACACCTGAAGCTCTGGGTGCGCCTTTAGCTTATCGATATCCATCTCGGCAAAACGCGAATGCGGTGCAAAAAATTCATCATCGAAGCCACGCAACAAGGGATAGTGCTCAGAGGTGCGCTTATGGGTAAACACCCCTGAGCGCTTAGTTGTCAGCAGTGATCGGTTTAGACCGAATAGATGATACAGCGCCGCATGAGCCGCCCAACATAGGAAGAGCACCGAGGTGACATGCTGCTGTGACCAATCGATGATTTCACGGATATGATCCCAGTATAACACCTCTTCAAACTCTATCTGCCCAAGCGGCGCGCCAGTAATAATTAAACCGTCATAGTTTTTCTGCCGTACCTGCTCAAAATCTCGATAGAAATTGTTCATATGATCAATAGAGGTATGCTTTGAAGCTTTATCGTGAATTCGTAGCAGATCCACATCGACTTGCAGAGGGGTATTACCTAAGAGGCGTAGCAGTTGGGTTTCGGTCTCAATCTTATTGGGCATTAAATTAAGGATTAATACCTTCATTGGACGAATATCTTGATTCGCCGCCCGAGTCTCGGACATGACAAAGATATTCTCTGACTCCAGGATCTCTGCAGCGGGCAGATCATCGGGGATTTTAACCGGCATAACGCGCCTCTTTATTCTAATTATGTAACCTATCAGAAAGAGACGCGCCAGCTAGACTAACTCACAGCTAATTTAGTTAACGTGCCACCCTCTGTACTAATACAGACATTGGCTCACTCGAGTCCAGATCGATTCGGTAAGCCTGGGTATTAATAAACATCAATTTATCATCTAGCGTGATACGTGCACCTATGTTGTAGGTGTGGCCATCTTCAAATTGATCTCTATTAATTAAAAACTGGAATGGGATTGGGGTACTGACATCATTACGCTCAAACTCTGCAATCACTTCAGCAGGTGCATCCATTCGCGACACATCTTGAACCTGAACGCTGATCACCGCGTCTTCGGGTAGCGCGATTCGCTCCTTGTACCAAACCTCACCATGGATCTCCACCACAGCATTGGATGTTGCACAACCAGTCAACATGCTTGCTGCTACCGCTAAAGGTAATAAAGGCTTAAACCACTGTTTCATATTTACGCTCCTAATAATACATTAAGACATCTGGAAGTCTATATGTCCGTACTTAAATTTTATATCAGTTAATCGAAAAAGTCTGTTAACTATCCACCGATAACTGCTGTTAAAGAATAGGTATTCTCACAATGCTTGTCACAGCAACAGACAATTAATCTTGTTCTAATACACTTATCTTTCTATGATAAGTTACCTATTCGAAGTCGAATACCCATATGACACAAGCAACTGCAATAATTGTGGGCGCTAGCTCATTACTTAGCCGTGAAATTGCAAAACAACTTGCAGATGAAGGCGTTGAACTGGCCCTATTAGCACAAGATCCACAGTCTCTTATCGAGTTTAGCCAATCCTTGCCCACTAAGGCGCAAGTTTTCCCGCTACAAATCGACGAGCCAGAAGCCATTATCAGTACCCTGAATGCCGTTTGGCAATCTCTTGGCGGTGCTCATCTTATTTTGGTCAATACTGGGTTAACCCATTACGATCCAGAGCTGCCTTGGCAGCCTGAACAAGATATCATCACAGTTAATGTGCAAGGCTTTTCAGCCATTTGCAATACGGCCTTTAGACTATTTCGCGACCAAGGCTATGGGCAATTAGCCGCGATTAACTCCATTGCCGGACTACGAGGCGGCCCAAGTGTGGCCTATCACGCCTCGAAAGCTTATGCGCAGAACTACTTCGAAGGTTTGAGCATGCATGCCCAGCGCCTGAAGCTGCCTATCACGATTACCGATATTCAGTTAGGCATGCTAGATAAAGCGGCTATGCAACAAAACCGTCTGTGGTTGTCACCACTACCTGTTGTGGCGAGCCAAATAATTAAGGCGATGAAAACAGGTAAACGCAGAGCCTATGTCACTAAACGCTGGCGCTTAGTGGCATGGTTAACCAAAGGCTTACCTGAGTTTGTTTACAACACGCGCCACTGGAAAACCAAAGCGCAGAAGAAAGCTGAGCGTGCAGCTAAGAAAGAGTCGAAGTAACCACAGCAATTGCGTATGAAACATAAAAAAGGAGCCTATTGGCTCCTTTTTTATGGGTAGGATTTGTCCAAATATCTTTGGATTAGAAAGTGTAACCTACACTAATCATGTAAACCCATGGGTCAATATCTGTTTCAACTTTCTGAGCATCCGCACCTAGGTTAAATTTCACGTCGGTACTGATCTGTGCATACCAAACTGATGCGTTGATTAACCAGCTGCCATTGATTTGATAATCTAAACCAACCTGAGCCGCTAAGCCCCAAGAATTACTCATACTCAAATCAGTCAAAGCACCATCTAAGTCATTGGTAAACTCGTTATCGAAGAAGTTAGTGAAGTTAACACCCGCACCAATGTATGGACGAAGTTTAGATTGCGCATCACCGAAATAGTACTGTGCTACAAGAGTTGGCGGTAGCTGCTTAGTCTCGGCGATTTTACCTACACCATCGAGTGAAATATCGTGCGTAAATGGCGTAGCGGCTAAAAGCTCAATACCAATATTATCGGTCAACATATAGCCGAAGTTCAAACCAAGCTGGGTGTTGTCATCAACACTAAATTCACCAAAACCAGCGACATCTTGACTAGATTCATTTGGCGCAACAACAGCAACACCCGCGCGGACGATAATATCGCCTGCTTGGTGAGCGAATACAGAAGAGCTAAAACCAGTGGTTAGTAGGGCGGTGGCAATTAAGCTAGAAACGATTTTTTTGTTCATTATACTACTCCATTAATACAACACTTAACGCTGCTTTTGTTATCAATATCCATACAGTTGCGCGCATCCTGCCAGAATATCAGCGCTCAAAATTTGACCTGAATCAAAAATAAACCCGAATTATCACTCAGCCACACGCAAAGGCGATGAAGATCACATTTACGGAACATTCATTGAAGTCGCACCTTTAAATTTCGTGAGGAAAGCACACTTAGAATATTTAACAAGCAGAAAGTAAAAAGAGTGAACACAACAATAAGTCGACCTGAAGTTGATGGCTCTGAGCAGATAGCTCTTAGTTGAGAGTTGAGAGCCAGTATTAGATGAAGATGAAAATGAATATATTCCTATAACCTTTATTCAAAGCAGCGATTTAATGGTGAACCACCAACACAAGTCAGTAGTTTACGGCTAAAAACAGATGCAGAGTCTTACAAATATACCAGTAAAGCTCGCCCACAAAGCACCTTGCACTAAAATAGCTGTTACATTCTTGCCAGTATTGTTAATTAACCCTATGTTTAGTTGAGTCACTATATTTACTGTTAATAAAATCACTTTACTACTGGAGATTCGGATATGAACAAATGGGTAATAGGGGTAGTAACTGTTGCCATACTAGCCTTTGGGAGCGTGATAGGTTTTAACCTTTTTGTTAATAAAAAAATAGCGACTGCCCTCGCCAACCTCCCTGAACCCGTCTATCCCGTAACAGTTGAGAAATTAACCCCTAATACTTGGGACCAAAACATTAAAGCCATTGGTTATATTGAACCTAATCAAGGGGTCAATATTTCTAATGAAGTGGCAGGCCTAGTCACTGCGATTAATTTTGAAAATGGTGATGTAGCTAAGGCCAATACTACCTTAGTCAACATCAACTCATCTGTACAAGCTGCACAACTTAAAGAGCAAGAAGTACAGTTACCCGCAGTAAGAGATGATTACAACAGACAGCTTAGGCTTTATAAAGACAAGTCCATATCACAACAAAGTCTACAGGCAGCACAAGCGAAATATGAAGCACTGCAGGCCAACATAGAAAGCCTGCAAGCAAATATTGAGCTTCGTCAAATCAAAGCCCCATTTAATGGCGTACTGGGTATTAGAAATATCAACCTAGGGCAATTTCTTTCAGCAGGCACTAACATTGTTCGTCTAGAAGACTTGTCAGTAATGCGAGTGCGCTTCAGTGTCCCCCAATCTCAAATAGGTAAACTCAGTGTTGGTCAACCTATTTCATTAACCGTTGACCCCTATCCTGACCGTATATACTCAGGAAAAATTAACGCGATTGAGCCAGTGATCAATTACAAAACGGGCTTAGTGATGATTCAGGCAGAGCTGCCCAATGATGATCAAACGTTACGCGGCGGTATGTTTGCCGAAGTCAGTGTTGCCTTAAGTAACCTCGAACAGCAATTTGTAGTACCGCAAACAGCCATTGTATTTGCTTTATATGGCAACTCTGTATTTGTAATCAATAAGCAAGGTGATGACACGCGAGTTCATCAGGTAACCGTTGACGTATTACAAAGAAACGGTAACTACGCGTTAGTTAAAGGCGCCTTAACGTTTGGTCAGGAGGTTGTGACAACCGGTATTCTCAATCTTGGTAACAACACTAAAGTCAGCGTGACACCGAATCCGATTACGCCCTCAGATAAAATGCCAAAGCTGTAGGAGCGAGATATGAATTTCACCGACACGTTTATTCATCGTCCAGTCATGGCTGCTTCACTGAGCATTTTACTATTTATTCTTGGCCTCAATGCAATGAAAGATCTGCAGGTCAGACAATATCCTGAGATGACCAACACGGTCATTACCGTAACGACACCCTATCCTGGCGCCGATGCAGAGTTAATTGAGGGCTTTATCACTCAGCCCTTAGAGCAGGCCCTGTCCCAAGTAGACAATCTTGATTTTATGACCTCATCAAGCCAACTTGGCACCTCGACTATTATCCTAAACATGCGGCTCAATACTAATCCAGAAGAGGCGCTGGCAAACGTATTATCTCAAATCAACTCTGTGACAAACCAGCTACCGAAAGAAGCATATAATCCCTCAGTCACCTCATCGACAGGGGCGACAACCTCCATCATGTATATCTCTTTTTTCAGTAAAGAACTCGACTCCAGCCAAATCGTTGATTACCTAGAAAGAGTGGTTAACCCTCAATTATCAACCGTTAACGGTGTCTCTAACATCCAAATGATGGGCGGTACCCCGTTCGCGCTACGGATCTGGCCTAACCCAGTAAAGCTGGGGCAATATAATCTCACCACTGCTGATTTGATCACTGTTTTGCAACAAAATAACTATCAATCTGCAGTCGGTCAGTTTAATAGCAGTTTAACCATTCTTAACGGTACAATTAACACCCAAGTCGACACGGTTGACGGGCTCAAAAAGTTAGTCATTAAAAGTGACAGTGGCCAAGTGGTTCAGCTGCAAGATGTGGCAGATATTAGCCTCGGAAAAAGCAGCGACAGCACTCGAGCTCTAGCTAACGGCCGTGAAGCGGTGATTATCGGTATTAATGCCACCCCAACGGCGAACCCACTCGATGTCGCTGAAGGGATCCGCACCAAGTTTGATTTGGTTGAAAAGAACCTTCCAACTACCATCCAATCAACACTCATTTATGACTCCACCTTGGCCATTACAGACTCTATTGATGAAGTGGTGAAAACCATTGCAGAAGCCGCTGTGATTGTCATTGTGGTGATCCTGCTTTTTCTTGGCTCTTTCCGAGCGGTCATCATTCCCATTATCACTATCCCACTTTCTTTAATTGGCGTGATTGCCGTTATGCAGGTATTCGGTTTTTCTCTAAACTTGATGACACTGCTCGCCATGGTATTAGCGATAGGTTTAGTGGTTGATGATGCGATTGTGGTGGTTGAAAATGTCGATCGTCATATCAAAATGGGCACAAAACCGTTAGAAGCGGCATTAGTTGCGACACGAGAAATTGCAGTCCCAATCATATCGATGACCATCACATTAGCAGCCGTGTATGCCCCAATCGCATTAATGGGAGGCGTTACGGGCTCTCTCTTTAAAGAGTTCGCCCTTACGCTAGCAGGCTCGGTGGTTATTTCGGGCTTTGTCGCACTGACTCTTTCTCCCATGATGTGTTCAAAGATGCTCAAACCACACGCTCAACCTAGCAAGTTTGAAGAAACAGTTGAGCGTGTGCTCGGCGGTTTAACCTCTCGTTATCACAAAACGCTGCTTGCGGTACTTGATCATCGGGGTGCGATGGTATTTTTTGCTGTCATCGTCTTCGTATCGCTCCCCATCATATTTAGTTTCATTCCTTCTCAGCTTGCCCCCGATGAGGACCAAGGAGTTGTGGTCGTGATAGGGACAACGCCATCAACATCGAATAATGACTATATCCAAGCTAACATGGAGCTCATTACCCAAATTATCTCTAAACAACCACAAGTAGAAGCGTCATTAGCCTTGATTGGTGTTCCGACTAGCAGCCAAGGCCTTGCTATTGCTCCGCTTGTACCTTGGAGTGATAGAGCGCTAAGCCAAAAACAGATCTCTGCAAACGTTAATAAACAAGCTAAAAAAATCCCAGGGATTACCGCTACCGCTTACCAAATGCCTTCACTTCCAGGCGCGTCAGGAGGCTTACCTATTCAGTTTGTTATCACTAGCCCTGCGAGCTTTGAAACTCTTTACAATATTGGTAATAAGTTATTGGAAAAAGCAAAGAAGAGTCCACTGCTTGTTTATACCGATTTGAACTTAAAATATGATTCAGGCTTGGTACAACTAAAAATTGATCGTGAGGCTGCAGGTGCATACGGGGTTACCATGCAGGAAATCGGCTCAACACTCGGAACCATGATGGGCGGTGGCTATATTAATAGGGTAAATATTGATGGCCGCTCCTACGAGGTCATTCCCCAAGTAGAGCGCGTCTATAGGGCCAACCCTAAGCTAATTGACCAGTTTTATGTCACCGCGCAAAATGGCACAGCGATTCCTTTGTCTAGCTTAGTTAGTTATAGCGTCAATGGTAATGCAAAATCTTTACCCCATTTCAATCAAATGAACTCAATATCAATTGAGGCTGTACCAGCTCCTAACGTCGCAATGGGTGATGCTATTGCATATTTCGAACAATTGGCGAAAACAGATTTACCTCCAGGGTTTACCTACACATTTATGGGCGAGGCCCGTCAATTTGTTGAAGAAGGCAGCTCTCTGTACGTTACCTTCGCCCTCGCGCTTGCCATCATCTTTTTGGTCTTAGCCAGTCAATTTGAGAGTGTACGCGATCCATTAGTGATCATGTTCACCGTGCCTCTTGCTATTAGTGGTGCGTTAATTGCCCTTGGATGGACACATGTCTCAGGCGAAACATCACTCAATATCTACTCACAGGTGGGGTTGATTACGCTCGTGGGGCTGATAACCAAGCACGGCATTCTAATGTGTGAAGTCGCCAAAGAGGAGCAGATATTCAAAGGTGCTACAAAACATGATGCCATCATTGAAGCTGCCACTGTCAGGCTACGCCCAATTCTGATGACAACTTCAGCCATGATTGCAGGACTCATTCCATTATTGTTTGCGAGTGGAGCGGGTGCCGCTTCGCGTTACAATATCGGTTTAGTGATTGTTGCAGGCCTTGCAGTAGGAACTGCATTCACTCTGTTTGTTCTCCCAGTGATGTACACGTATATCGCGAGTGATCATAAATTCCATGAGGGATTTGATGACCAACAAAGTGATGTAAACAAAGACGCTCAACTAACGCCGCAGTAACGTCCATGACAATGCCGCAATAACGTAAACCCTTTACCATTGTTATTGGCAATAGCAATGGTGAACGGATTCAGCGGTATACTCACAATCGTTGAACCTAAAAGCATATCAAAGCTAAGACTTAGCTAAATATGTGATGACTATTAATGCCCATACATTTTATCAAAGTTGGGAATTTTCTTTTCCCAAATTGGTACTTCTTCTCC comes from the Shewanella halifaxensis HAW-EB4 genome and includes:
- a CDS encoding efflux RND transporter permease subunit — its product is MNFTDTFIHRPVMAASLSILLFILGLNAMKDLQVRQYPEMTNTVITVTTPYPGADAELIEGFITQPLEQALSQVDNLDFMTSSSQLGTSTIILNMRLNTNPEEALANVLSQINSVTNQLPKEAYNPSVTSSTGATTSIMYISFFSKELDSSQIVDYLERVVNPQLSTVNGVSNIQMMGGTPFALRIWPNPVKLGQYNLTTADLITVLQQNNYQSAVGQFNSSLTILNGTINTQVDTVDGLKKLVIKSDSGQVVQLQDVADISLGKSSDSTRALANGREAVIIGINATPTANPLDVAEGIRTKFDLVEKNLPTTIQSTLIYDSTLAITDSIDEVVKTIAEAAVIVIVVILLFLGSFRAVIIPIITIPLSLIGVIAVMQVFGFSLNLMTLLAMVLAIGLVVDDAIVVVENVDRHIKMGTKPLEAALVATREIAVPIISMTITLAAVYAPIALMGGVTGSLFKEFALTLAGSVVISGFVALTLSPMMCSKMLKPHAQPSKFEETVERVLGGLTSRYHKTLLAVLDHRGAMVFFAVIVFVSLPIIFSFIPSQLAPDEDQGVVVVIGTTPSTSNNDYIQANMELITQIISKQPQVEASLALIGVPTSSQGLAIAPLVPWSDRALSQKQISANVNKQAKKIPGITATAYQMPSLPGASGGLPIQFVITSPASFETLYNIGNKLLEKAKKSPLLVYTDLNLKYDSGLVQLKIDREAAGAYGVTMQEIGSTLGTMMGGGYINRVNIDGRSYEVIPQVERVYRANPKLIDQFYVTAQNGTAIPLSSLVSYSVNGNAKSLPHFNQMNSISIEAVPAPNVAMGDAIAYFEQLAKTDLPPGFTYTFMGEARQFVEEGSSLYVTFALALAIIFLVLASQFESVRDPLVIMFTVPLAISGALIALGWTHVSGETSLNIYSQVGLITLVGLITKHGILMCEVAKEEQIFKGATKHDAIIEAATVRLRPILMTTSAMIAGLIPLLFASGAGAASRYNIGLVIVAGLAVGTAFTLFVLPVMYTYIASDHKFHEGFDDQQSDVNKDAQLTPQ